A DNA window from Iodobacter ciconiae contains the following coding sequences:
- a CDS encoding DUF2813 domain-containing protein gives MHLLRLQITNFRGISQIDLSLERERTALFGENNWGKTSLITALTRCLSEAVPLDSLFAHEDFHRVANTRATIARRLNITLFFCGASDEPLPDAALQDLSWQDDEGRQWLALRFSAERYGHGEVRSHRNFIDAQGAERQHAESDTLAVLLIRHHPVLRFRDMQLTDWLEHPRLAQKSRSDDLPQPASAAVRAVFERILTLPHQLHPQELTQGLDAVEQFLSEHTELLQAPVPLQRLAKQIASTPFNLRDDDSLLDIAGRAGSSQRRVALLMLLGALINARGDLPLQQGAHPILLMEDPETHLHPIQLAMMWGLIERLPLQKLITTNHGDLLASFPHQALRRLVRRHQHVHVYQVGEQALSASDARKVAFHIRANRASSMFARVWLLVEGETEFWLMPELARIYGVNFPMEGIRCVEFAQAGLTPLIKFADRLGIVWHLIADGDEAGQRYIAKARSLLNDRPDALHITAITSRDIEHYLWDNGFADTYRNAAKPRGPLNHWHQAAIDAAPPRSDEEIIQRALRYHSKPGMALEIAEAAEIAGAEAIPQELQQMFDTLQQLASYSE, from the coding sequence ATGCATTTATTACGCTTACAAATTACCAATTTCCGGGGCATTAGCCAGATTGATTTAAGTCTGGAGCGGGAACGCACTGCGCTCTTTGGTGAAAATAACTGGGGTAAGACCAGCTTGATTACCGCGCTGACCCGCTGCTTAAGTGAAGCTGTGCCACTGGATTCACTGTTTGCCCACGAAGATTTTCACCGCGTGGCCAATACCCGGGCAACGATTGCACGGCGTTTAAATATCACGCTGTTTTTTTGTGGTGCAAGCGACGAGCCGTTGCCCGATGCGGCTTTGCAGGATTTAAGCTGGCAGGATGATGAAGGCCGGCAGTGGCTGGCGCTGCGTTTTTCGGCCGAGCGTTATGGTCATGGTGAGGTGCGCAGCCACCGTAATTTTATTGATGCTCAGGGAGCCGAGCGGCAACACGCGGAGAGCGACACGCTGGCGGTATTGCTGATTCGTCATCATCCGGTGCTGCGTTTTCGTGATATGCAGCTCACCGACTGGCTGGAGCATCCGCGCCTCGCACAAAAAAGCCGCAGCGATGATCTGCCCCAGCCCGCATCTGCTGCGGTGCGTGCGGTGTTCGAGCGGATTCTTACTCTGCCACATCAGCTGCACCCGCAGGAGCTGACACAAGGCCTGGATGCCGTTGAGCAGTTTTTGTCTGAGCACACAGAGCTGCTGCAAGCGCCCGTGCCCTTGCAGCGCCTTGCCAAACAAATTGCCAGCACGCCATTTAATTTACGCGATGACGATAGCCTGCTCGATATTGCCGGGCGGGCCGGCTCCAGCCAGCGGCGGGTGGCGCTATTGATGCTGCTGGGGGCGCTGATTAATGCCCGTGGTGATTTGCCCTTGCAGCAGGGCGCGCATCCGATTTTGTTGATGGAAGATCCGGAAACCCATTTACACCCGATTCAGCTGGCGATGATGTGGGGGTTGATTGAACGATTACCGCTGCAAAAGCTGATTACTACCAATCATGGTGATCTGCTGGCGAGTTTTCCACATCAGGCTTTACGCCGTCTGGTGCGCCGCCATCAGCATGTGCATGTTTATCAGGTTGGGGAACAGGCTTTATCGGCCAGTGACGCACGAAAAGTGGCATTTCATATTCGCGCCAATCGCGCCAGCAGTATGTTTGCCCGGGTCTGGCTGCTGGTGGAGGGTGAAACCGAGTTCTGGCTGATGCCCGAGCTGGCGCGGATTTATGGTGTGAATTTTCCAATGGAGGGCATACGTTGCGTCGAATTTGCCCAGGCTGGCTTAACGCCGCTGATTAAATTTGCCGATCGCTTAGGGATCGTCTGGCATCTGATTGCCGATGGTGATGAAGCGGGCCAGCGCTATATCGCCAAGGCCAGAAGCTTGCTGAACGACAGACCCGATGCTTTGCATATTACCGCCATCACCAGCCGTGACATTGAGCACTATCTGTGGGATAACGGCTTTGCCGATACTTACCGCAATGCGGCCAAACCCCGTGGACCGCTTAATCATTGGCACCAGGCTGCAATAGATGCTGCACCGCCCCGCTCTGACGAAGAAATCATCCAGCGTGCGCTACGTTATCACTCCAAACCCGGTATGGCCCTGGAAATAGCTGAAGCTGCCGAAATAGCAGGTGCTGAGGCTATTCCGCAAGAATTACAGCAAATGTTTGATACATTGCAGCAGCTGGCAAGTTATAGCGAGTGA
- the galE gene encoding UDP-glucose 4-epimerase GalE encodes MHVLLTGGAGYIGSHTYIELLAAGFKPVIFDNFYNANPEVLNRIANITGQAAECVTGDVRDAAALKAVFQRYNFSAVIHFAGLKAVGESVEKPLMYYDNNVVGTQRLLEAMDAAGVKNLVFSSSATVYGDPHAVPITEDFPLSATNPYGRSKLMVEDILRDIFKADTSWNFALLRYFNPVGAHISGLIGEDPQGIPNNLMPFVAQVAVGKREKLSVFGNDYPTPDGTGVRDYIHVVDLALGHVKALQKLAGTPGLVTVNLGTGVGYSVLDMVKAFEKASGKAVPYKIVPRRAGDIAACYANPASALAILGWKAEKTLDDMCQDSWKWQSQNPNGFNGAI; translated from the coding sequence ATGCACGTTTTACTGACTGGTGGAGCTGGCTATATTGGCTCACACACCTATATCGAGCTACTTGCCGCGGGCTTTAAACCCGTTATTTTTGATAATTTTTATAACGCCAACCCAGAAGTCCTGAACCGCATCGCCAACATCACCGGGCAGGCCGCCGAATGTGTAACCGGCGATGTGCGCGATGCAGCGGCTTTAAAAGCCGTGTTTCAGCGCTACAACTTTAGCGCCGTGATTCACTTTGCCGGCTTAAAAGCTGTGGGTGAATCCGTTGAAAAACCGCTGATGTATTATGATAACAATGTGGTTGGCACCCAGCGCCTGCTTGAAGCCATGGATGCCGCCGGCGTTAAAAATCTGGTGTTCTCATCCAGCGCCACCGTGTATGGCGACCCGCACGCAGTACCCATTACCGAAGATTTTCCGCTTTCCGCTACCAACCCATATGGCCGCTCCAAGCTGATGGTTGAAGATATCCTCCGTGATATCTTTAAAGCTGACACCAGCTGGAATTTTGCCCTGCTGCGCTATTTCAATCCAGTCGGCGCACATATTTCTGGCCTGATCGGTGAAGACCCACAAGGCATTCCAAACAACCTAATGCCTTTTGTGGCGCAAGTTGCCGTGGGCAAGCGCGAAAAACTATCGGTGTTTGGCAATGACTACCCAACACCCGATGGCACCGGTGTACGCGATTACATCCATGTCGTTGATCTGGCACTCGGCCATGTGAAAGCCCTGCAAAAACTAGCAGGCACCCCCGGCTTAGTGACCGTCAATCTGGGTACAGGTGTTGGTTACTCTGTGCTGGATATGGTTAAAGCCTTTGAAAAAGCCTCCGGCAAAGCCGTTCCATACAAAATTGTGCCACGCCGTGCAGGGGACATCGCAGCCTGCTACGCCAACCCCGCCTCGGCGCTTGCCATACTGGGCTGGAAAGCTGAAAAAACCCTGGATGATATGTGTCAGGACAGCTGGAAATGGCAAAGCCAGAACCCCAATGGGTTTAACGGAGCAATATAG
- the lptG gene encoding LPS export ABC transporter permease LptG — MSLLSRYLMRELSLFILFALIGLLGLYTFFDLIAELTDLGIGGYRLSDALIYVALRAPANAYELLPIAVLIGGIFGLSHLSGSSELTVIRASGVSLKRLLLWLCLIGAFYGLITLLLGEYIAPAGKRMANQHRLAATQSMLVGDFRSGVWIKDGKQIVNIAEMLPDLTVVHARIYEFGKTLTLERVIEGHNGRFQSKGNWTLQKATVTRFLPEHAGVALSKPAVFNWQTSISPAMLAVLLVEPAQMSATSLLSYIDHLKRNKQKTSRYELALWGKLFYPLACLSMVLIALPFAQSQRRSSNAGVRVFIGIACGLIFHFSNQIVVYLGDLYNWPPPVVVSIPTLLFLSAAAFMLWRQERR, encoded by the coding sequence ATGAGTCTCCTGTCTCGCTATTTAATGCGCGAACTCTCACTTTTTATTCTGTTTGCGCTGATCGGTCTCCTGGGTCTTTATACTTTTTTCGATTTAATTGCCGAGCTTACCGATCTGGGCATAGGTGGCTATCGCCTAAGCGACGCGCTGATTTACGTCGCACTGCGTGCGCCTGCCAATGCCTACGAATTACTCCCCATTGCAGTACTGATTGGTGGCATTTTCGGGCTATCACATTTATCCGGCTCATCAGAGCTTACGGTTATCCGTGCTTCCGGCGTATCACTCAAACGGCTTTTACTCTGGCTTTGTCTGATTGGTGCATTTTATGGTCTCATCACCCTACTTCTGGGCGAATACATTGCGCCTGCGGGCAAACGCATGGCTAATCAGCACCGGCTGGCGGCCACCCAATCCATGCTTGTTGGTGATTTCAGATCTGGAGTCTGGATTAAAGATGGCAAGCAAATTGTAAATATCGCCGAAATGCTGCCCGATTTAACAGTTGTTCATGCACGTATTTATGAATTTGGCAAAACGCTTACCCTGGAAAGAGTGATCGAAGGGCACAACGGCCGTTTCCAGAGCAAGGGGAACTGGACTTTACAAAAAGCCACAGTGACTCGGTTTTTGCCCGAACACGCCGGTGTTGCACTCAGTAAACCCGCCGTTTTCAACTGGCAAACATCAATTTCACCCGCCATGTTAGCCGTACTGCTGGTCGAGCCTGCCCAGATGTCGGCAACCTCTTTACTGAGCTATATCGATCACTTAAAGCGCAATAAACAAAAGACATCCCGCTATGAGCTGGCCCTGTGGGGAAAATTATTTTACCCGCTGGCCTGCTTATCCATGGTCCTGATCGCCCTGCCCTTCGCCCAAAGTCAGCGCCGTAGCAGCAATGCTGGCGTACGGGTCTTTATTGGCATTGCTTGCGGGCTAATATTTCATTTTTCCAACCAGATTGTGGTTTATCTGGGCGATTTATATAACTGGCCTCCACCTGTTGTTGTTTCTATTCCTACTCTGCTTTTTCTGTCTGCAGCCGCCTTTATGTTGTGGCGGCAGGAACGACGCTAA
- the lptF gene encoding LPS export ABC transporter permease LptF: MSWVALGTFFVLLMLIMTTQIVRLLGQAAIGALASSAVWAMMGFAAVRYLPILLSLMLFFSILAVLTRLWKDHEMVIWFVSGRSIMSFIRPILEFTIPVVILIALLSMVLSPWALEKGQEYKEKSLSRQEVTQVAPGVFRESPAADRVYFVENFTGGNGNNVFVQLRRDEKLTVILAEKGGLYLDSDGSRWLWLAKGRSYEGLPGTAAYETLEFENARLRIEAGDPPRSSTSTRATSTMALWNSALPEHKAELAWRLAIPVSALILSLAAIPLAFFNPRGGRASNLLVAVFAYFFYYNCINIAQAWLSDGKISLMLGMWPLHAAALLITLGLFAWRSKLRGS, from the coding sequence ATGTCCTGGGTCGCCCTTGGGACCTTCTTCGTGTTGCTCATGCTGATTATGACAACGCAAATTGTACGCCTGCTCGGCCAGGCCGCCATTGGTGCTCTCGCCAGCTCTGCAGTCTGGGCCATGATGGGTTTTGCTGCTGTGCGCTATTTACCCATTCTTTTGTCGCTCATGTTGTTCTTTTCCATTCTGGCGGTGCTTACCCGGCTTTGGAAAGACCATGAAATGGTCATCTGGTTTGTCAGCGGGCGCTCGATCATGAGCTTTATCCGCCCTATTCTTGAATTTACCATACCTGTGGTGATCCTTATTGCGCTGTTATCTATGGTGCTTTCCCCCTGGGCCCTGGAAAAAGGACAGGAATACAAAGAAAAATCGCTCTCACGTCAGGAAGTTACCCAGGTTGCCCCCGGTGTATTCAGAGAATCTCCTGCGGCTGATCGTGTTTATTTTGTTGAAAACTTCACCGGAGGTAATGGTAACAATGTGTTTGTACAATTACGCCGTGATGAAAAACTAACTGTCATTCTGGCAGAAAAAGGCGGCCTCTACCTCGATAGCGACGGCTCTCGCTGGCTATGGCTTGCCAAAGGCAGATCTTACGAGGGCTTACCCGGTACTGCTGCCTATGAAACACTGGAATTTGAAAATGCCCGGTTGCGTATCGAAGCGGGCGACCCACCCCGCTCCAGCACGTCCACTCGAGCGACCAGCACCATGGCGCTCTGGAACAGCGCACTGCCCGAGCACAAAGCCGAATTAGCCTGGCGCCTGGCGATTCCTGTCTCTGCCCTGATTCTCAGCCTGGCGGCTATTCCACTGGCATTTTTTAACCCCCGGGGCGGGCGGGCTTCCAACTTATTGGTCGCCGTTTTTGCCTATTTCTTTTATTACAACTGCATCAATATTGCACAGGCCTGGCTGAGTGATGGAAAAATCTCGCTCATGCTGGGTATGTGGCCGCTGCACGCGGCAGCACTATTAATTACACTGGGTCTTTTTGCCTGGCGCAGCAAGTTGCGAGGAAGTTGA
- a CDS encoding leucyl aminopeptidase, translating into MEFSINLSVPEKTAADCLVLPVFGTQLSTLAAGLDKDGWLAETCNELGDSVGSTLYIPLPGRRVLLVQLGDEKKLNADALRKAALAAAKALVAGKSTSADIFLAIAAAKTLGLKDAVAIIAQALVFESYRFVQFKSEPEVAPVLTAVNIAVSKKSEVEKAEHGLQAGVALGHGMNLTRDLGNLPGNICTPTYLANAAHLLAASYKMKCTVLEKPEMEALGMGSFLSVAQGSIEPPKLICLEYQGGKKSEKPVVLVGKGITFDSGGISLKPGLDMDEMKFDMCGAATVMGVIRAIAEQGLPINVVGVIPTCENMPSGKAVKPGDIVTSMSGQTIEILNTDAEGRLILCDALTYVARYEPELVIDIATLTGAIIIGLGNVASGLFTTNDQLADDLIKASNETGDKTWRMPLWDDYQEQLKSNFADMANIGGRAAGSITAAAFLSRFTKEYTWAHLDIAGVAHKSGAAKGATGRPVPLLVEFLTQRAAAKKK; encoded by the coding sequence ATGGAATTTAGCATAAATCTATCTGTCCCCGAAAAAACTGCAGCGGATTGTTTGGTGTTGCCGGTTTTTGGTACACAACTTTCTACACTTGCAGCGGGCCTGGACAAAGACGGCTGGTTGGCAGAAACCTGCAATGAATTGGGCGATAGCGTTGGCTCCACTTTATATATTCCCTTGCCTGGCCGCCGTGTTTTACTAGTACAGCTTGGCGACGAAAAAAAGCTGAATGCAGACGCCCTGCGCAAGGCCGCGCTGGCTGCGGCCAAAGCGTTGGTTGCGGGTAAATCTACTTCTGCAGATATTTTTCTGGCCATTGCCGCGGCAAAAACGCTTGGCCTGAAAGATGCGGTTGCTATTATCGCTCAGGCTCTGGTTTTTGAAAGCTACCGATTCGTGCAGTTTAAATCCGAACCGGAAGTTGCTCCTGTTTTGACGGCTGTAAATATTGCCGTAAGCAAGAAATCCGAAGTAGAAAAAGCCGAGCACGGCCTGCAAGCCGGCGTTGCGCTTGGCCACGGCATGAATCTAACCCGTGATCTGGGCAATTTGCCTGGCAATATTTGCACACCGACTTATCTCGCTAATGCTGCTCATTTACTGGCGGCCAGCTACAAAATGAAATGCACTGTGCTGGAAAAGCCAGAAATGGAAGCACTCGGCATGGGCTCATTCTTATCTGTAGCTCAGGGTAGCATTGAGCCGCCTAAGCTGATTTGCCTTGAATACCAGGGCGGTAAGAAATCAGAAAAGCCTGTGGTGCTGGTGGGTAAAGGTATTACCTTTGATTCGGGTGGTATCTCGCTCAAGCCCGGCCTTGATATGGACGAAATGAAGTTTGATATGTGCGGCGCTGCTACCGTAATGGGCGTGATTCGCGCTATTGCCGAGCAAGGCTTGCCGATCAACGTGGTTGGTGTGATCCCGACTTGCGAAAACATGCCTTCTGGTAAAGCAGTAAAACCGGGTGATATTGTTACTTCGATGAGCGGCCAGACGATTGAAATCCTCAATACCGATGCTGAAGGCCGTCTGATTCTGTGTGACGCGCTGACTTACGTTGCGCGTTATGAGCCAGAGCTGGTCATTGATATCGCCACTCTGACCGGTGCCATTATTATTGGTCTGGGCAATGTCGCCAGCGGTTTATTTACCACTAATGATCAACTGGCCGATGATTTAATCAAAGCCTCAAATGAAACCGGTGACAAAACATGGCGCATGCCGCTGTGGGATGATTACCAGGAGCAGTTGAAATCCAACTTTGCCGATATGGCCAATATCGGTGGCCGTGCTGCGGGGTCAATCACTGCTGCTGCTTTTCTTAGCCGCTTTACCAAGGAATACACATGGGCTCACCTGGATATCGCGGGTGTGGCGCATAAGTCTGGCGCGGCAAAAGGCGCAACAGGCCGCCCTGTGCCATTGCTGGTCGAGTTTTTAACTCAGCGCGCCGCAGCTAAAAAGAAATAA
- a CDS encoding DNA polymerase III subunit chi — translation MTEISFYFNVPNREHALCQLVGKALAKRLSINILADSQAAATALDGLLWEVPQTGFLPHCAADDAIVADTPIVLDYRPELLPARQLLFNWTNGLPAGFERYQRVVEVVPIDEEARILARERWKAYVAQGFKPTSFDMMDRAG, via the coding sequence ATGACTGAAATTTCTTTCTACTTCAATGTACCTAATCGTGAGCATGCTCTTTGCCAGCTGGTGGGTAAGGCTCTGGCAAAGCGTTTAAGTATCAATATCCTTGCAGACAGCCAGGCCGCTGCTACTGCGCTGGATGGCTTGCTGTGGGAAGTACCACAGACGGGTTTCTTACCGCATTGTGCTGCAGATGATGCCATTGTGGCAGACACCCCGATTGTGCTGGATTACCGCCCCGAGCTTTTGCCTGCCCGGCAATTGCTGTTTAACTGGACAAATGGTTTGCCTGCGGGTTTTGAGCGTTATCAGCGGGTTGTTGAAGTTGTTCCTATTGATGAGGAGGCTCGTATATTGGCTCGCGAACGCTGGAAAGCTTATGTGGCACAGGGCTTTAAGCCTACTTCTTTCGATATGATGGATAGAGCGGGATGA
- a CDS encoding Crp/Fnr family transcriptional regulator — protein sequence MTTDIGLPPFLPFLFPLLSALPDEVRAALIQSGSQHLALKGDIIWDEGFPIETVLFLSDGALSAMSNTEMGKRSFLYGLMPAGSIAGLHALFEESETQFCLSALQDSHYLLVPLDRLSAALDQHPPAWKICAKELAVGTKFLLNFVNLLANTNGYKKLRTLLLWLDRRAAMSPNQFGLKLSQQDIAARIGLSREMVNRMLAGLKEGGYISLDERGHFRIIKPLPAHF from the coding sequence ATGACTACAGATATCGGGCTTCCTCCTTTTTTGCCATTTTTATTTCCTTTGCTCAGTGCTCTGCCGGATGAAGTACGGGCGGCGCTTATTCAGAGTGGCTCGCAACATCTGGCTCTGAAGGGAGATATTATCTGGGATGAAGGGTTTCCTATTGAAACGGTATTGTTTTTGTCTGATGGAGCCTTATCGGCAATGTCGAATACGGAGATGGGAAAACGCTCTTTTTTGTATGGCTTAATGCCCGCAGGGTCAATTGCCGGCTTACATGCTTTATTTGAAGAAAGTGAAACACAATTTTGTTTAAGTGCTTTGCAAGATAGCCATTATTTGCTTGTTCCACTGGACAGGCTCAGTGCCGCTTTAGATCAGCATCCGCCTGCATGGAAAATCTGTGCAAAAGAGCTGGCCGTTGGCACAAAGTTTTTACTGAATTTTGTCAATTTGCTTGCCAATACAAATGGCTATAAAAAGTTACGCACTCTATTACTCTGGCTGGACAGGCGCGCTGCTATGTCCCCGAACCAGTTTGGTTTAAAACTAAGTCAGCAGGATATTGCGGCCCGTATTGGCTTGTCCCGGGAAATGGTTAACCGGATGCTGGCAGGGTTGAAGGAGGGGGGGTATATCTCTTTGGATGAGCGCGGGCATTTTCGGATTATTAAACCTTTGCCTGCTCATTTTTAG
- a CDS encoding GGDEF domain-containing protein: MKCLLVISLSLLVTVSSVWANEKVTLQLKWEHAFQFAGYYAAKEMGFYEQAGLNVEIKAAQPGVDAMMEVVSGRADFATGTSSLLLARKLGKPVVVLAVILQHSPYVLIALEKSSLQSIHHLNDKRIMVEPLSEELLAYLKREGIELDRLKLVAHNFKTDALKGGDVDAISAYLTNEPFILDQAGVKYQTYTPRSAGIDFYGDNLFTSEREISQHPERVKAFRAASLRGWEYAMANPDEIIQMILRKYAKSKSRAQLEFEAAQMASLMRTDLVAVGYMNPGRWRHIADTYAEIGMLPNGFSLDGFLYEANPKADVSWIYSLLGIALGLLALVGAIALYIHYLNGRLAKALAEGSLTEQRLKVFSTAIEQSPTPVLITGPDRVIQYVNPRFSEETGYLPDEVLGRTPRFLRAEEVDDAAYTEMWSALISGQRWIGELVTRRKSGEPYWQEAHVGPVKDGSGAITHFVAVLLDINERKQIHQRLAHSAHYDMLTQLPNRILLFERISQALSRAKRNQTKLAILFIDLDKFKPINDLHGHAIGDLLLEESAKRMSGCLRDSDTVGRIGGDEFMVLLPEINHVNDACAVAEKIRESLKQTFFLADKHLTISSCIGIALFPDHGTDVAELAKSADAAMYQAKASGGNKVSVFALQN; the protein is encoded by the coding sequence ATGAAATGCCTGTTAGTGATTTCTCTGAGTTTGCTGGTTACTGTGTCTTCCGTGTGGGCAAACGAGAAGGTGACGCTGCAATTAAAGTGGGAGCATGCCTTTCAGTTTGCTGGCTACTATGCTGCCAAGGAAATGGGTTTTTACGAGCAGGCGGGCCTGAACGTAGAAATTAAAGCAGCCCAGCCCGGGGTTGATGCCATGATGGAGGTTGTATCTGGCCGGGCTGATTTTGCTACGGGTACCAGCAGCCTTTTACTGGCACGCAAGCTGGGGAAACCCGTTGTTGTTCTCGCCGTTATTTTACAGCACTCCCCCTATGTACTGATTGCTCTTGAGAAATCTTCTTTACAAAGTATTCACCATTTAAACGATAAGCGGATCATGGTTGAGCCGCTCTCGGAAGAATTACTCGCCTATTTAAAACGGGAAGGCATCGAGCTGGACCGGTTAAAGCTGGTGGCGCATAACTTTAAAACAGACGCGCTGAAGGGGGGCGATGTCGATGCGATTTCTGCATATCTGACCAATGAGCCATTTATTCTTGATCAGGCTGGTGTTAAGTATCAAACCTATACCCCGCGCTCTGCGGGTATTGATTTTTATGGTGATAATCTGTTTACCAGCGAGCGTGAAATAAGCCAGCATCCGGAGCGGGTAAAAGCATTTCGTGCCGCCAGCCTGCGTGGTTGGGAATATGCAATGGCTAATCCTGATGAAATCATCCAAATGATTTTAAGGAAATACGCTAAGTCCAAAAGCCGGGCCCAGCTTGAGTTTGAGGCCGCACAAATGGCGTCACTGATGCGTACTGATCTTGTTGCTGTGGGTTATATGAACCCCGGCCGGTGGCGGCATATTGCTGACACCTATGCCGAGATTGGTATGCTGCCCAATGGCTTCTCTTTGGATGGTTTTTTGTATGAAGCAAACCCGAAGGCTGATGTTTCCTGGATTTACAGCCTGCTGGGTATCGCGTTAGGTTTGCTGGCCCTGGTAGGAGCCATTGCCCTTTATATTCATTATCTGAATGGCCGCCTGGCAAAAGCGCTGGCTGAAGGATCGCTGACCGAACAGCGTTTGAAAGTATTTTCAACTGCGATTGAGCAAAGTCCGACCCCGGTCCTCATTACCGGCCCGGATCGGGTGATTCAGTATGTAAACCCCAGGTTTTCTGAAGAAACGGGTTATTTACCGGATGAAGTGCTTGGTAGAACACCCCGTTTTTTGCGCGCGGAAGAGGTTGATGACGCAGCATATACAGAAATGTGGAGTGCACTGATTAGCGGCCAGCGCTGGATTGGCGAGCTGGTAACCAGGCGTAAGTCCGGAGAGCCGTATTGGCAAGAGGCTCATGTGGGGCCGGTAAAGGATGGCAGTGGGGCGATCACTCATTTTGTGGCGGTGTTGCTGGATATTAATGAGCGTAAGCAAATTCATCAGCGGCTCGCACATTCCGCTCATTACGATATGCTGACCCAGCTGCCCAATCGTATTCTTTTATTCGAAAGAATCAGCCAGGCATTGAGCAGGGCAAAGCGTAATCAGACTAAGCTTGCCATCTTGTTTATTGATCTGGATAAATTCAAACCTATTAACGATCTTCATGGCCATGCCATTGGCGATTTATTGCTGGAAGAATCAGCCAAACGGATGTCGGGCTGTCTGCGGGATTCGGATACCGTGGGCCGAATTGGTGGTGATGAATTTATGGTGCTCCTACCGGAAATCAATCATGTAAACGATGCCTGTGCTGTGGCCGAGAAAATACGTGAGTCGTTGAAACAAACATTTTTTCTTGCCGACAAGCATCTCACTATTTCATCCTGTATCGGTATTGCTTTATTTCCGGATCACGGTACAGACGTGGCAGAGCTGGCAAAAAGCGCTGATGCTGCGATGTATCAGGCCAAGGCTTCGGGAGGCAATAAAGTGAGTGTGTTTGCACTGCAAAATTGA
- a CDS encoding Dabb family protein → MLNLKPILSLITMITACYSLPVLGATSLEGATVINQQQLKQDLGNVGAARFTHSDYKKGPLRHIVLFRYKPSVSAEQRQEVSKRFLALSKSLRNNKPYIVSIEEGLQNSGEGADHGFEQAFLVTFNSEGDRNFYVGEPIVTDTQYFDLAHQDFKVFVGPLLAPQGALVFDYVINGKTK, encoded by the coding sequence ATGCTAAATTTAAAACCGATATTATCATTGATCACTATGATAACGGCTTGTTATTCCCTGCCTGTGCTGGGCGCAACTTCTTTGGAGGGCGCTACTGTGATTAATCAGCAGCAATTGAAACAGGATTTGGGCAATGTGGGCGCTGCGCGTTTTACTCATTCTGATTATAAAAAGGGCCCGCTTCGGCATATTGTTTTGTTTCGTTACAAGCCTTCCGTAAGCGCAGAGCAGCGTCAGGAAGTGTCAAAACGCTTTTTGGCATTAAGTAAATCACTCAGAAATAATAAACCTTATATTGTTTCTATTGAAGAAGGTTTGCAAAACAGTGGCGAGGGCGCTGATCATGGCTTTGAGCAGGCATTTCTGGTTACGTTTAATTCGGAAGGGGACCGCAATTTTTATGTAGGGGAGCCTATTGTGACTGATACCCAGTATTTTGATTTGGCACATCAGGATTTTAAAGTGTTTGTCGGGCCATTGCTTGCCCCTCAAGGTGCTTTAGTTTTTGATTATGTGATAAACGGTAAAACCAAGTAA
- a CDS encoding glutaredoxin family protein encodes MARLITLLIIVGALQFAWKHYSNNQTDIEYENINQLASLVRPGEITMYSTTECIYCTKAKYWLNKNNFIFTECNMSIEQRCQQEFSAYGAMGTPFLIVRGYQMKNGFDPDEFLRALKI; translated from the coding sequence ATGGCTCGTTTAATTACACTTTTAATCATTGTTGGTGCGCTGCAATTTGCCTGGAAGCATTATTCAAACAATCAAACTGATATCGAATACGAGAATATAAACCAGCTAGCCTCATTAGTAAGGCCAGGTGAAATCACAATGTATTCCACTACAGAATGCATTTACTGCACCAAGGCCAAATACTGGTTAAATAAAAATAACTTTATCTTTACCGAATGCAATATGAGTATTGAGCAGCGCTGCCAGCAAGAATTCAGTGCCTATGGTGCAATGGGCACACCCTTTCTGATTGTGCGGGGATATCAGATGAAAAATGGCTTTGATCCAGATGAATTTTTACGTGCTTTAAAAATATAG